The following nucleotide sequence is from Megalops cyprinoides isolate fMegCyp1 chromosome 6, fMegCyp1.pri, whole genome shotgun sequence.
tctgcaaccatggggtAACTGGCTGGATCGCTCCTCTCaaacatgatccctgtctgtattgGTCCATCAGTGGTGGCATGAACTCCCctcaggggtcaggacagcgcAATCAGTCTTCCAAcccagactgaagacccacctgcGTGCATAAACTGCATCATGGTTCTACCTCAGTCCCAACCCCTTAACATCTGCTACCTGCTTGTAgcacttgctgtttatttcacgAGTAGtactgtgatgtgttttggattctgtgatctagtgagtGATATATGGCAGCATATTTGGCTTCTCTTGTcttgtcaggttgcacaagttaacttagggtagggcttgaatagtggtATgtgtcgttagcctggtctgactgTTgatcattcaacttgaatggatacacgtatgttctgttgtgctggaagttgctctggataagagcgtctgctaattgaatgtaatgcaatgttataAATAAAGATTCACTGGTAAAATATAACCACATgacacatatttaaatgaaaaaccctgaaaataagcacaataaaaaaaaaaccagaaaaatgGTTATTTGGCAATCTACAATTGAACCTTATGTTTCCCATACATAAATTTACCTTTCAAGATTCCACAAATGGTGGGAATTATATGCTCTGTCCAGGCATCACGGCAGAATCAAATTCAGTCCTCCACTGTGGCAAAGCAATTACAAATGCTAACATTCATACTGGTGGTTGGTCCATAATTCCCTATAgttttcttttcagtaaaaGTTTGGTATCTCTGTTCTGTACAAGAATATGAATTTCACATATTATCAAAGGACTTGGGCATAATAACaagggatgaaaaaataaatccaatgtttttatatatatatatattacatattgtatatattgtcTTGCATAGCAGTTTTACATTCTAACCACATTATAATGACATTTCTAATTACATTTGtggcacaaaaaacaaaattggtgcttggccccctaATAAAAAAGCATGCAATTAGAGTGATCTCTTCTCTGTTTATAAGCTTGCTTTGggtcacattttcagaaatcaCGGGTTGAAATGTCACTGCTCTGCTGATGATACACGAATATCCCGAGTCTCTTAGACACTAATGCTGTTACATGTTCTCTCTCATCCTGTCTGTCTGATACTAAATCCTGGATGACTCAGAGCTCTCTCCAGCTAAGctgcagaaagacagagctCCTTGTGCTTGGCTCCTCACATTTCGAGAGAAGGAGCTGGTTTTGCATTAAAGCTGATGGCCATGTAATTGGATCCTCCTATGTGGATGAAAACCAGGGAATGCTAGATTGTCACTTACTCAGGTCGTCTTTTCAGTAAAAGCCAGTAGCCCCATTGAACCCAGTTGCttagatgcacacacaaagctaCCTACATCGGACAGTACAGCAGACTCACTGGCCATAATCCAGTGCAAACTGTAAACCCACTTTTTGAGTCTGCTTCATCTCTGATTCCAGACCCTCCTCTTATTTAGCACTAACATCCTTTACAGCACAAGTTAGTGAAGGTTGAGCACTGTTACAAAACCTCTGTATTTGACTTAGTTTATGCCATCCCCTTTACTGTGGCACTTTGTAATACAATGACAGAATTTTGGTTGTGTTATTAGCAATTATTGGACCTATACTATGGAAAGGTCATCTGGTAATTGactaattgtaaatgtaaattatgatgatgatgatgatgatgatgacgataaTGATGGTGGTTgttgtgatggtgatgatgacaatgTGATGATTAAGGATGATGATAATGACGATGATGTTGTGTGGGTCACCCACAGAGTGCATGCTAGTTTTGGGGCCATGTGTGGGGAGTGTAATGCTGAGGAAGATTTTGTGTGGCTATGAAGAGCACTGAGAGGGAGAAGACAGATCTGGAAGTGAGTTCTGCCTTTGGACCAGAGGGCAGCGCAAAGAATTCAGAGGGGATGGGGTGTTACAATGGATTATGTGTGGGGGAGGATCCACGTTGCTGCAGTAGGTTAACTAACAGGCTTTGCGAGGGATGCTGCAATAGTCCATGGTTACTGACAGACAGGCTCTGTAAGGGGCACTGCAATAGGCACTGGTTACGGACAGATAGGCTTTGAGAGGGGCAGAGCAGTAGTCCAAATGTGATGAACTGAAAGAGTCTGCAGCTGGACTCTCCTCTGTGAACCTCCCTCCCCCATGTCAGAGATTCAAAATCCGTCAGTACCTCCACATCCTTTCCTTaagcttttcttttctctcccatCCCCACTAAATCATAGCCTGACCTGGATCCGGTCCTGTTCAGCTTACTCATGGCCCTGTTTGGTTTTGTATGTCTGTACAGCTTTAAACTTTGCTTGCCTGAATCTCTGTTGCTATTGTTGTACTAACCCAGTACTTTCCTCATTTCATTTCCTAACATATAAAATACTTTCAGACAACCTACAAccactcctttttttcctttttgttttattattattattattattattattattaataataataataatgatcattttcaaatgagtAGGGTCCCATTGCATTTCATGAcaaaaattatatgaaaaatatgttaaaaatattttttttcagtaactcTTAAAGATGATTAACTAGAAAATAATTCTGAGCCCCAATTCACTTTTTCCCATGAATGTCTGATAAATTAAAacggaaaaggaaaaacatataACTCCCTTTGTGTAGCTAGAGACTGAAATAACAATGAGATGAACTTCCTGTGTAATTtgatgcaaataaaaaacaaatttaggCCATGGTTGCTTTCAAATGGGCGGCAAGGGAAgactttctttaaaaacatatttcataaccGCAGCCATTCACTTAGCTTGGCCTCCAGATCCTCGATTTCACGGACAGAAGGAAATTAATCTAATAAACATGGATATGCCAAGGAGATTGACGATGAAAGCTTAGAAAAAGGACTGGATAGCGTGTCTCTCCAGCAAGCAAAATGCAAGCTTTGCAAAACTTCCATGAACCCCTTTGAtgtccaaaaataaacaagcaacaaccttataaatatgaaaactcTGTTTGTCGCTTTACATAAAAACCATACATTTCAAAACCTTTGTGAAGTGTTCACATGTTAACTCAAACCCTCAAAACtttaacacacaacacaacattacagtgcagtgcattacAGTGCTTCCCATAAAAGTTTAACGATGATTAAATCTGGAGATTTCTGTGACACACCTACAATTCAGGCAAAAACTGGTtaacctctttcaaaatctatTAGATCACTTATGCTGAAATTCAGAAACTTATTCAGAAACCCACCTATTAAAGTATTGATTGTAAAATGCCTTTCATAGCAGAAATATATCAGTGATTAGTATTTGCAAAAGGAGTTTGCACTcactttttaattgcaatttagTTACtagttaccttttttgtttcgtgttttcattattttgtctgtCAAGTAGGAGTTTTAAGTTTgagtggaggggaggagagagggcgcAACAATgtttatatagatatatatatttcatgagTACACAGATCTCTTGTGTTCTGGCTAATGTCTCAGTTGCTGTTTCTACTTCTTCCCCTTACCCCTTTCCCTGAACTGCTCACCCAATGGCAGGCAACAAGTTCTCACCCTCCCATGCCCGTTTTCTGGTGGTGGGGGCCTGGTGCTATGCTTCCATCTTTGCGGTGGGGCCACTGGCCCACTGGGGTCACTACAGCCCAGAGCCCTATGGAACCGCCTGCTGCATCAACTGGGACGCACCCAAGAATGAGCTGTCGGCCATGACCTACATcatctgcctcttcctcttctgctaCGTGGTGCCCTGCACCATCATCTTCTGCTCCTACGCCTTCATCCTGCTGACTGTGCGCGGATCCCGGCAAGCAGTCCAGCAGCACGTCTCCCCCCAGACCAAGACTGCCAATGCCCACGCCCTCATTGTCAAGGTGAGGGTACAGAGGGGTTGCAGGAGGAACAGCTCTAGGCCAGGTTTTAGCACTAACACTGTTAGTGAGGCAGGGGTCTAAGCCAAGCTTAATTTTGGGTATAGGAATGGGTCTGTACTCTGCGTGTCTTAATGTCTTCAaggacatttaaaaacaatttaaaaattgtttgaaCCATTCCcccattttccagaaatgtaaatttaatttacatttgaaatgtaaaatgacagtaaaatatCTCCTTTTGCATAGAAGGTTGACTGTACATTGTTACTTTcgtctttgcatgtgtgtgtatgcgtgtatgtgtatgtgtgtgtgtgtgtgtgtgtgtgtgtgtgtgtgtgtgtgtgtgtgtgtgtgtctgcatgtccaGCTGTCTGTAGCAGTGTGCATAGGGTTCCTGACGGCGTGGAGTCCATACGCAGTGGTGGCCATGTGGGCAGCCTTCAGCAACTCCTTCCTGGTGCCGCCATTCGCCTTTGCGCTAGCTGCCATCTTCGCCAAGTCTTCCACCATCTTCAACCCTGTGGTCTACCTGCTCTTCAAGCCCAACTTCCGCAAGTCCCTGTGCCGAGACGGGGCGCTGTTTCGCCGTCAACTCTGCTCACGCGTGTGTGGGTGCGGGCCCCGTCCTGCGCGGAAGGACTCCCAGCGCAACAACAAGGACGTCAGCAACTCTACCCGGCTCTCCAATGGGCAGCCGGAGTGCCATGGTGGGGCGTGTAGGCACTGTGCAGGGGCGGTGCCACGTTGTCCGGTCACACCGCAGAGGACTGCACGCATCCTGGTTGTCTCCTCCCACAGTGAGGTGACCATCAGCCAGCTCTCTAACAAAATGCAGAACAACTTCCTCTAGTGGGACAGTGGGAAAGAGAGgacagataaagagagaaaggttgacagaaagagaaagagacaaacagagaaagCATAAAGAAGGCATCTGTCCTCCACTCAAACACAGGAcggagtgggtgagagagagagagagagagagagagatggacagggagaaagagagagaacagagagctgAACAAAGACatgaatggagagaaagagaaatctTTGCTCCATTCAAATCCAGGGAGTCCTTGTACTTTGTATGTTAGCTCAAAGAGAGCAAGTAAATTTGGTCCACCTACTTCACGCAAGGCAGAGACGAGCAGTTTGAACTCCAGGCAGACAGATGTACAGACTGAGAGACCAACTGCCTCCTACCAATCTTATTGCTGTACAGCACCACCCAGCACTCCTctcaaaacacaacacagcgcaacacaacacaactcaaacaccaaaaataaacaaa
It contains:
- the LOC118779949 gene encoding opsin-5-like, translated to MGNASETALFVSTISEEQDVLMGTLYSVFFVLSLLGNSILLFVAYRKRSSLKPAEFFIVNLSISDLGMTVTLFPLATPSAFAHRWLFDDLTCLYYAFCGVLFGLCSLTNLTVLSCVCCLKVCFPNYGNKFSPSHARFLVVGAWCYASIFAVGPLAHWGHYSPEPYGTACCINWDAPKNELSAMTYIICLFLFCYVVPCTIIFCSYAFILLTVRGSRQAVQQHVSPQTKTANAHALIVKLSVAVCIGFLTAWSPYAVVAMWAAFSNSFLVPPFAFALAAIFAKSSTIFNPVVYLLFKPNFRKSLCRDGALFRRQLCSRVCGCGPRPARKDSQRNNKDVSNSTRLSNGQPECHGGACRHCAGAVPRCPVTPQRTARILVVSSHSEVTISQLSNKMQNNFL